One genomic region from Leptolyngbyaceae cyanobacterium JSC-12 encodes:
- a CDS encoding 6,7-dimethyl-8-ribityllumazine synthase (IMG reference gene:2510098122~PFAM: 6,7-dimethyl-8-ribityllumazine synthase~TIGRFAM: 6,7-dimethyl-8-ribityllumazine synthase), which yields MAVFEGTFTQTDSFRFAIVIGRFNDLVTNKLLEGCQDCLKRHGVDVNPQGTQVDYAWVPGSFEVPLVARQLALSGRYDAVICLGAVIRGQTPHFEYVSAEVSKGIAAAGFQTGVPVIFGVLTTDTMQQALERAGIKSNLGWEYAMSALEMASLMRQVKGLGTAEPFNNNAPTLPTPSLKSALPEDV from the coding sequence ATGGCAGTTTTTGAAGGAACCTTTACCCAAACAGATTCCTTTCGGTTTGCGATTGTCATTGGGCGCTTTAATGATCTGGTTACTAACAAACTTCTAGAAGGCTGTCAGGATTGCCTCAAACGGCATGGGGTGGATGTCAATCCCCAGGGAACGCAAGTGGATTATGCCTGGGTGCCAGGTAGCTTTGAGGTGCCGCTGGTTGCTCGCCAACTGGCGCTTTCGGGACGGTATGATGCTGTGATTTGCCTCGGTGCTGTGATTCGGGGACAAACGCCCCACTTTGAGTATGTTTCAGCAGAAGTCTCAAAAGGGATTGCTGCGGCTGGATTCCAGACGGGGGTGCCCGTCATTTTTGGTGTGTTGACTACAGATACAATGCAGCAAGCATTGGAACGGGCTGGAATTAAAAGCAACTTGGGGTGGGAATACGCCATGAGTGCGCTGGAAATGGCAAGCCTGATGCGCCAAGTCAAAGGATTGGGAACGGCTGAACCGTTTAACAACAACGCTCCAACCCTGCCCACACCCTCACTCAAAAGTGCTTTGCCTGAAGATGTGTAA
- a CDS encoding photosystem II core protein PsbZ (IMG reference gene:2510098123~PFAM: YCF9~TIGRFAM: photosystem II core protein PsbZ), with protein sequence MLTILFQLALAALVILSFILIVGTPVALATPQNWDQSRRFIFLGSGVWTILVLVVGLLNYLVV encoded by the coding sequence ATGCTGACGATCTTGTTTCAGCTTGCTCTGGCTGCTTTAGTGATTTTGTCATTCATCCTGATTGTAGGAACGCCAGTTGCGCTGGCTACGCCCCAAAATTGGGACCAATCCAGACGCTTCATTTTTCTAGGGAGTGGAGTCTGGACGATTTTAGTACTGGTAGTCGGCTTATTGAATTACCTGGTTGTCTAA
- a CDS encoding hypothetical protein (IMG reference gene:2510098116) translates to MKPRQYSETNVLQNSVVVVSQNYLTATNPERSWKVPPVNRREVFCRDNHTRQYCGSTKRLTLDPVRYLHLGQRGSSLRTVQLQKGRSHPSRGENAAVSKT, encoded by the coding sequence ATGAAACCTCGACAATACAGCGAAACCAACGTTTTGCAAAACTCCGTGGTGGTGGTTTCCCAAAACTATCTCACAGCAACCAATCCAGAACGCTCCTGGAAAGTGCCGCCTGTGAATCGTCGGGAAGTATTTTGTCGGGATAACCACACTCGCCAGTACTGCGGCAGCACCAAGCGTCTCACTCTGGATCCCGTGAGGTACCTACACCTGGGACAACGTGGTAGCAGCTTGCGAACGGTGCAACTCCAAAAAGGGCGATCGCACCCCAGTCGAGGCGAAAATGCCGCTGTTAGTAAGACCTAG
- a CDS encoding hypothetical protein (IMG reference gene:2510098125~PFAM: 6-O-methylguanine DNA methyltransferase, DNA binding domain; MOSC domain) — protein MKIHQLFIKPQPGLPVQAQPTLQLLRGYGIQDDASAQLGSPRQILITDLGTVRHFKLQPGDLRENILLNESLGRWESGQIWQVGGALIRLTFLCEPCVYLNTLQPGLAKRIQQQRGWLGMVVQSGAIAVGDPVRPTVHRLPALPHDVKGRFYELLARIPAGKVITTSDLIVALGVTPSYYRVFPTFIKQAASHLPVHRVVAIAGDLFAQSMPEQAERLRAEGVELQNGKVPNRYYWSAQYFHELGHFYPEKEA, from the coding sequence ATGAAAATCCATCAGTTGTTTATCAAGCCGCAGCCAGGATTGCCAGTTCAAGCCCAACCAACGCTGCAATTGCTTAGAGGTTATGGGATTCAGGACGATGCCAGTGCCCAACTGGGTAGCCCACGTCAGATCTTGATCACTGACCTTGGGACGGTGCGCCATTTCAAGCTGCAACCAGGCGATTTACGCGAAAATATCCTGCTGAACGAGAGTTTGGGGAGATGGGAATCTGGGCAAATCTGGCAAGTAGGCGGGGCACTAATCCGACTTACGTTTCTGTGTGAACCGTGTGTCTACCTGAATACACTCCAACCTGGATTAGCAAAGCGGATTCAGCAACAGCGGGGATGGTTGGGAATGGTGGTACAAAGTGGGGCGATCGCCGTGGGTGATCCAGTCAGACCTACAGTACATCGTCTTCCAGCTTTACCCCATGATGTGAAGGGACGATTTTATGAACTGCTTGCCAGAATTCCCGCCGGAAAAGTTATCACAACCAGTGATTTAATCGTGGCACTTGGCGTTACCCCATCCTACTATCGAGTGTTTCCGACCTTTATCAAACAGGCAGCGTCCCATCTTCCAGTGCATCGTGTGGTGGCGATCGCGGGGGATCTATTTGCTCAATCCATGCCCGAACAGGCAGAACGGCTAAGGGCTGAGGGAGTGGAATTACAAAACGGTAAAGTCCCCAACCGCTACTATTGGTCGGCTCAGTATTTCCATGAGTTAGGACATTTCTACCCTGAGAAAGAAGCGTAG
- a CDS encoding Protein of unknown function (DUF2910) (IMG reference gene:2510098121~PFAM: Protein of unknown function (DUF2910)), which yields MEPLFISLLPYIIGSAVVPVQIIIGVLLLRSPRYGLLKAIAYVGGMTLTRILQGVIFGLILAEAIATAEKGSGKGPVISTLLLVLGILLLIAAYKKWSGEDDADTPLPKWFTRIDRATPLQAFGFGFAFPLISAKLWVFTLSALTTIAAAELGQLSSVITYLLFILLAQLLLLIPILICILRPTRSKATLAQLSDWLTENNRPIAIVVSLVFGIFFFYSGISGFLA from the coding sequence ATGGAACCCCTGTTCATTTCACTGTTGCCATACATCATTGGCAGTGCTGTTGTTCCGGTGCAAATTATTATTGGTGTGCTGCTGCTGAGAAGTCCCCGATACGGCTTGCTGAAAGCGATCGCTTATGTGGGTGGGATGACGCTGACTCGTATTCTACAGGGGGTAATATTTGGGCTAATTCTGGCTGAAGCGATCGCAACGGCGGAGAAAGGTAGCGGCAAGGGCCCCGTGATTTCTACCCTGCTGCTAGTGCTGGGCATTCTTTTGTTGATTGCGGCGTATAAAAAATGGAGCGGAGAAGATGACGCAGATACGCCACTGCCAAAGTGGTTCACCCGAATTGATAGAGCCACTCCGCTCCAGGCATTTGGCTTTGGGTTTGCGTTCCCTCTAATTAGTGCCAAGTTATGGGTGTTTACCCTCAGCGCCCTGACGACGATCGCCGCTGCAGAATTGGGGCAACTATCCAGCGTGATCACTTATCTGCTCTTTATTCTGCTGGCACAATTGCTGCTGCTAATTCCAATCTTGATTTGTATCCTGAGACCAACCAGGTCAAAAGCGACCTTGGCTCAACTGTCAGATTGGTTGACAGAAAATAATCGACCCATTGCGATCGTGGTGTCCTTAGTATTTGGTATCTTCTTCTTCTACTCTGGCATCAGTGGTTTTCTGGCTTAA
- a CDS encoding tRNA nucleotidyltransferase/poly(A) polymerase (IMG reference gene:2510098124~PFAM: DHH family; DHHA1 domain; CBS domain; Poly A polymerase head domain) → MDLILCHTTADFDTLGAAVGLTRLKPGARIVLAGGLHPAVRDFLALHRDEYPLIERRSVPTEALRSLTIVDAQTRSRLGKTAEWLDLPDVRIIVYDHHAQSETDIQPHEAHIAEIGAVTTLVVEQLQQQGIMPTPIEATVMALGIHVDTGSLTFDHATARDAWALAWLMEQGASLKAIAEYVDPGLSPKLQQLLAIALDTLQTEEVQGYTLAWVLLEVESFTPGLSSLASRLMEVMDVDVLLLAAQYQRKSADEDDSVSVIGRSRIEGTNLNALFKPLGGGGHPRAASANLHHVDPQTTLDELVQQLKAQLPQPLTARELMSSPVRTIRPDVTIDEAQRVLLRYGHSGLSVVDAEGQLVGVISRRDIDIALHHGFSHAPVKGYMTTNLRTITPDTLLPEIEDLMVTYDIGRLPVLDQNKLVGIVTRTDVLRQLHRRERGNGGGKTGNWRPGNWGWGIGDGFTSISLLPLLQERLIPELWELLAIAGAEAKERGWQLFLVGGAVRDVLLASLKGNGEWGDRSLLEDIDLVVDGFHRAADVGAGVELARSLQVRYPATRLEVHGKFQTAALLWHNDPIFKSLWVDIATARTEFYPYPAANPEVEASSIQQDLYRRDFTINALAIRLTPPHQGELLDFFGGVLDLQARQIRVLHANSFIEDPTRIYRAVRFAVRLGFEIDAQTEGYIRHAIASGIYRQLHNHTDPNFRAPALQTRLKAELKYLLQASYWKTALHLLADLGALQCIHPTLEADASLWRELRLVERVGQRAEREGAGDLSPNPSPWLLRLEVLLAHLSPEYREGIARNFQLPAESIERLGKLAAAQATIAETLPSCDRPSQVVQVLQQYNAALLILIAIRSDRPTRKTIWRYLTEWSQVKAPLDGADLKQLGYKPGPQFKPMLEALTAATLDGQVCDRSQAEQFIAQHYPLDTTQP, encoded by the coding sequence ATGGATCTGATTCTTTGTCATACCACGGCAGATTTCGACACACTGGGTGCAGCAGTAGGCTTAACTCGGCTCAAGCCAGGAGCACGTATTGTGTTGGCAGGCGGGTTGCATCCAGCCGTGAGAGACTTTCTGGCGCTGCATCGAGATGAGTATCCCTTGATTGAACGTCGCTCGGTGCCTACAGAAGCACTGCGATCGCTTACCATCGTCGATGCTCAAACCCGTTCGAGGTTAGGCAAAACCGCAGAGTGGCTAGATTTGCCAGATGTTCGGATTATCGTGTATGACCACCACGCTCAGTCTGAAACAGATATCCAGCCCCATGAAGCGCATATCGCCGAGATTGGAGCCGTGACAACGTTAGTGGTAGAGCAATTGCAGCAGCAGGGCATAATGCCTACACCTATCGAAGCCACTGTTATGGCATTGGGTATTCATGTGGATACGGGGTCACTCACCTTTGACCATGCCACCGCTAGAGATGCATGGGCACTGGCGTGGTTGATGGAACAGGGAGCCAGTTTGAAAGCGATCGCCGAGTATGTTGATCCAGGACTCTCACCCAAACTACAGCAGTTATTGGCAATAGCATTGGATACATTGCAAACCGAAGAGGTGCAGGGATATACCCTGGCGTGGGTGCTGCTGGAGGTTGAGAGTTTCACCCCTGGATTATCCAGCCTGGCATCCCGGTTGATGGAAGTAATGGATGTGGATGTCTTACTGCTGGCGGCTCAATACCAGCGTAAATCTGCCGATGAGGATGATTCAGTCAGTGTGATTGGGCGATCGCGGATTGAAGGCACCAACCTGAATGCTCTGTTCAAACCATTGGGCGGTGGGGGGCATCCTCGTGCAGCTTCAGCAAATTTGCACCACGTTGATCCACAAACCACGCTAGATGAGCTAGTGCAGCAGTTGAAAGCGCAGTTACCCCAGCCGCTAACTGCTCGTGAACTGATGTCATCTCCAGTTCGGACAATTCGCCCAGATGTCACGATTGACGAAGCCCAACGAGTGTTGCTGCGGTATGGGCATTCTGGGTTATCGGTAGTGGATGCAGAGGGGCAACTGGTTGGGGTAATTTCCCGTCGCGATATTGATATTGCGCTGCACCACGGATTTAGCCATGCTCCCGTCAAAGGTTACATGACCACCAACTTACGAACCATTACACCTGACACCCTCCTGCCCGAAATTGAGGACTTGATGGTGACTTACGACATTGGGCGACTCCCAGTATTGGATCAGAACAAATTAGTAGGGATTGTGACGCGGACAGATGTATTACGTCAGTTGCATCGGCGGGAACGTGGGAATGGGGGAGGAAAGACTGGGAACTGGAGGCCGGGAAATTGGGGATGGGGGATAGGGGATGGATTTACCTCTATTTCGCTTTTGCCGTTACTGCAAGAACGCTTGATTCCTGAATTGTGGGAATTATTGGCGATCGCAGGAGCCGAAGCCAAGGAACGAGGCTGGCAGCTTTTTTTAGTAGGAGGTGCTGTGCGGGATGTGCTATTAGCAAGCCTCAAAGGGAATGGGGAGTGGGGCGATCGCTCGTTGCTGGAAGACATTGACCTAGTAGTAGATGGGTTTCATCGAGCGGCAGACGTAGGCGCAGGAGTAGAATTGGCGCGATCGCTGCAAGTTCGTTATCCTGCAACTCGCTTAGAAGTTCATGGTAAGTTTCAAACGGCAGCGCTGCTCTGGCACAACGATCCCATCTTTAAATCTCTCTGGGTAGATATTGCCACTGCTCGCACCGAGTTCTATCCCTATCCCGCTGCAAACCCAGAAGTGGAAGCCAGTTCCATTCAGCAAGATCTCTATCGCCGTGACTTCACGATTAATGCGCTGGCGATCCGGTTAACTCCCCCCCATCAGGGTGAACTGCTGGACTTTTTTGGTGGCGTTCTGGATCTGCAAGCGCGGCAAATTCGGGTACTACATGCCAACAGTTTCATTGAAGACCCCACCCGGATTTATCGAGCGGTGAGGTTTGCGGTGCGTCTCGGGTTCGAGATTGATGCTCAGACAGAGGGCTATATTCGGCACGCGATCGCCAGCGGCATTTATCGCCAACTTCATAATCATACCGACCCGAACTTTCGTGCCCCAGCATTGCAAACTCGCCTCAAAGCCGAACTGAAATATCTGCTGCAAGCCTCTTACTGGAAAACCGCACTGCATCTCCTGGCAGACTTAGGCGCGTTGCAATGCATCCATCCCACCCTGGAAGCCGATGCCAGTCTATGGCGAGAGTTGCGCCTGGTAGAGCGAGTGGGGCAGAGGGCAGAACGTGAGGGAGCAGGAGACCTTTCCCCTAACCCCTCTCCGTGGCTGCTGCGACTAGAAGTCCTGCTGGCGCACCTGTCTCCAGAGTATCGGGAAGGGATTGCACGAAATTTTCAGCTTCCAGCAGAAAGTATTGAGCGCTTGGGCAAATTAGCTGCGGCCCAAGCTACGATCGCAGAAACCTTACCAAGTTGCGATCGCCCTAGTCAGGTGGTGCAGGTTCTGCAGCAGTACAATGCGGCACTGTTAATATTGATTGCGATCCGCAGCGATCGCCCAACTCGCAAGACCATCTGGCGCTACCTTACAGAGTGGTCTCAGGTGAAAGCCCCCCTAGATGGGGCTGACTTAAAGCAGTTGGGCTACAAACCAGGTCCGCAATTTAAGCCCATGCTAGAAGCTTTGACAGCCGCAACATTAGATGGCCAAGTCTGCGATCGCTCCCAGGCAGAGCAGTTCATCGCTCAGCACTACCCGCTAGACACCACCCAACCATAA
- a CDS encoding hypothetical protein (IMG reference gene:2510098119): MLPFVAVPSTIAQEFGKYRDLFCRGAGFEQVSRYVTGLLLSENKTLQGIAGQWVAGGEVGGRRAMHAAVFEAGWRSSELMSHHRAVIAKEHQGRGREVISLDWTLSHHDWGKQIFGVKRSYDYVEHRMSCFQTVVTATIANRHLIDGIDVVVQFPDFSVAEREYLKVTAKSHYDDLDQVRERLIEMLHYHKNRLEYRKRTEIAVEIVRQVEAEGQFPTADYAFDNGVLTVELTTMIESAGKHWVSEVESSRNILWNDQWQRVDAIGLELRIHHPESFRPIQVTCRNGETKPIWAFTKVVRLKKFGRKRLVIVHEQADLQDPPRFLLTDALHWESGRVMQTWSYRWSCEVFHEVSKQHTGLESAQVRNEEAVNRHFRLSCVAQSILQRTACSGAQSERFEFAQGKQTVGQKLYTLTRQAFDDLLQFIVTRCSHGHTNEQILQALLPS; the protein is encoded by the coding sequence ATGCTGCCCTTTGTCGCTGTGCCATCGACGATTGCTCAAGAGTTTGGGAAATATCGAGACCTGTTCTGCCGAGGCGCAGGCTTTGAGCAGGTGAGTCGCTATGTGACCGGATTGCTGTTGAGTGAGAACAAAACCTTGCAAGGGATTGCCGGACAATGGGTAGCAGGTGGGGAGGTCGGCGGACGAAGAGCGATGCACGCAGCGGTGTTTGAGGCGGGCTGGAGGAGTTCAGAGTTAATGTCCCATCATCGTGCTGTGATAGCCAAAGAGCATCAGGGGCGAGGGCGAGAAGTCATCAGTCTGGATTGGACGCTCAGCCATCACGATTGGGGCAAGCAGATCTTTGGGGTGAAGCGATCCTATGATTATGTGGAACATCGGATGAGTTGCTTTCAAACGGTGGTGACGGCGACGATTGCGAACCGCCACCTAATTGATGGGATTGACGTGGTGGTGCAGTTTCCAGATTTTTCAGTGGCAGAACGGGAGTATCTGAAGGTGACGGCAAAATCCCACTATGACGATTTAGACCAAGTGCGAGAACGACTGATTGAGATGTTGCATTATCACAAGAATCGATTGGAGTATCGCAAACGCACCGAGATTGCCGTCGAGATTGTGCGCCAAGTGGAAGCGGAAGGACAATTTCCCACCGCCGATTATGCGTTTGACAATGGGGTGTTGACTGTTGAGTTAACCACCATGATTGAGTCCGCAGGAAAACACTGGGTGAGTGAAGTTGAAAGTTCTCGCAACATCTTGTGGAATGACCAATGGCAACGGGTAGATGCGATTGGTTTAGAACTCAGAATCCATCACCCAGAGAGCTTTCGCCCGATTCAAGTCACTTGCCGCAACGGCGAAACGAAACCGATTTGGGCATTTACCAAAGTCGTGCGCCTCAAGAAGTTTGGACGCAAGCGATTGGTCATCGTCCACGAGCAAGCAGATTTACAAGACCCACCTCGCTTCCTGCTCACCGATGCGTTGCATTGGGAAAGTGGGCGAGTCATGCAGACTTGGAGTTATCGATGGTCCTGCGAGGTCTTTCATGAGGTGAGCAAACAGCACACCGGGCTAGAGTCGGCTCAGGTGCGGAACGAGGAAGCGGTCAACCGTCACTTCCGTCTTAGTTGCGTGGCGCAGTCGATTCTGCAACGGACTGCCTGTTCTGGCGCACAATCTGAACGATTTGAGTTTGCTCAAGGCAAGCAAACGGTGGGACAGAAGCTCTATACCCTCACTCGTCAAGCCTTTGATGATTTGCTGCAATTCATTGTGACGCGATGTTCTCACGGACATACAAATGAACAGATTTTACAAGCTCTCCTCCCCAGTTGA
- a CDS encoding hypothetical protein (IMG reference gene:2510098117) translates to MLIRLPATSSAMHCRPTSEHPAIAALFEREWGGLLISGKSVIAGLYAIFLGRIFVVFQDLLNRDQRISHNLSGKGRYRPVLT, encoded by the coding sequence ATGTTGATACGTCTCCCAGCCACCTCTAGCGCCATGCATTGCCGACCCACCAGCGAGCATCCGGCGATCGCTGCGCTGTTTGAGCGTGAGTGGGGCGGTTTGCTAATTAGCGGTAAATCCGTCATCGCAGGACTGTATGCAATTTTTCTTGGCAGAATTTTTGTCGTTTTTCAGGATTTGCTAAATCGAGATCAACGAATTTCACATAACTTGAGCGGGAAGGGCAGGTATCGACCTGTGCTCACATAA
- a CDS encoding hypothetical protein (IMG reference gene:2510098120~PFAM: Protein of unknown function, DUF1537), with protein MTSQPKIIVLDDDPTGSQTVHSCLLLMQWDVETLRIGLQDDAPIFFVLTNTRALTPDKAAAVTREVCHNLKEAIALENIPDFLIVSRSDSTLRGHYPTETDVIAEELGPFDAHFLTPAFFEGGRVTRNSVHYLKVNGVDTPVHETEFARDSVFGYSTGYLPDYVEEKTQGRIKSEQVERFLLAEIRQGVRDRLLNLHDNQCCAVDAETQEDMNRFAQDVLAAASQGKRFLFRSAASLLTALANLPPQAIAPENMAQYVRDGKPGAIIVGSHVKKTTEQLQNLLQQSGVVGIEVDVARLLDRSFDPRAVLLAEASAKVAEIHHSGKTPVIYTSRQELTFDDVQTRLDFGEAVSGLLMDILKNLPADIGFLISKGGITSNDTLSTGLALRTARLLGQVLPGVSMVRTPTDHPQFANLPVVLFPGNVGDATGLAIVYQRLSKSV; from the coding sequence ATGACTAGCCAGCCCAAGATTATTGTTCTCGATGATGACCCCACTGGATCGCAAACGGTGCATAGCTGCTTGCTGTTGATGCAGTGGGATGTGGAGACGCTGAGAATTGGGCTACAGGATGACGCTCCGATTTTCTTTGTGTTGACAAATACGCGGGCACTCACTCCCGATAAAGCCGCTGCTGTAACACGAGAGGTGTGTCACAACCTAAAGGAAGCGATCGCGCTAGAAAATATTCCCGATTTCCTGATTGTCAGCCGTTCCGACTCCACCTTACGGGGACACTACCCCACCGAAACCGATGTAATTGCAGAAGAACTCGGTCCGTTTGATGCCCATTTCCTCACGCCTGCTTTTTTCGAAGGGGGACGGGTCACCCGTAACAGTGTGCATTACTTGAAAGTGAATGGAGTAGATACGCCCGTTCATGAAACGGAGTTTGCCCGGGATTCCGTGTTTGGTTATAGCACCGGGTATCTGCCCGATTATGTGGAGGAGAAAACCCAGGGGCGCATTAAAAGTGAGCAGGTGGAACGGTTTTTGCTGGCAGAAATTCGGCAAGGAGTGCGTGATCGCCTGCTGAACTTGCACGATAACCAGTGTTGCGCGGTCGATGCTGAAACTCAGGAGGATATGAACCGCTTTGCTCAAGATGTTTTGGCGGCGGCATCTCAGGGCAAACGGTTTTTGTTTCGGAGTGCTGCCAGTTTGTTAACGGCGTTGGCGAATCTGCCCCCACAAGCGATCGCTCCGGAGAACATGGCGCAATACGTTCGGGATGGTAAACCCGGTGCCATAATCGTCGGCTCTCATGTCAAAAAAACCACTGAGCAGTTACAAAATCTTTTACAACAATCTGGTGTAGTCGGCATTGAGGTAGACGTAGCGCGATTGTTAGACCGTTCTTTCGATCCGCGTGCTGTATTACTAGCAGAGGCGAGCGCTAAAGTGGCAGAAATTCACCACAGCGGCAAAACTCCCGTTATTTACACCAGTCGGCAAGAACTCACCTTTGATGATGTGCAAACTCGTCTGGATTTTGGGGAAGCGGTTTCCGGCTTACTGATGGATATTTTGAAAAATCTTCCCGCTGATATTGGATTTCTCATCAGCAAAGGCGGCATTACGTCCAACGACACCCTCAGCACGGGATTAGCACTTCGTACTGCTCGATTACTGGGTCAGGTGTTGCCCGGTGTTTCAATGGTACGCACTCCCACAGATCATCCTCAGTTTGCCAATCTACCCGTGGTGCTGTTTCCTGGCAATGTAGGAGATGCTACAGGTTTGGCGATCGTGTATCAACGGTTGAGCAAATCCGTTTAA